The Hemibagrus wyckioides isolate EC202008001 linkage group LG13, SWU_Hwy_1.0, whole genome shotgun sequence DNA window TGCCACATTGACAGTATATAAAGAGAATTTCTgcattattagattattatgcCCCGCTCAATACACTATAACAGTGTGAACACAACTAATTTTCagcagaaagtgttgattacgGCTCTTCAGATACGCTCCTAAAAGAGCCGgttcaaagagtcgactcgttCGCGAACGACTCTTTAGTAGTAATCAAGAATGAGGGGCGTGAATATTCAACAGTTCCCAAATTATAAACCTGATCATTATTCATTTGAAGAAACATtttttacttctacttttatgGAAGACGTCAATATAATTTGTCCTATATAATTTGTGGTATGACTAAGAATTAAAGAAAGAGCACGGAATTatctttttatcatttttatcactcatctttatttaataaagcattTTAATAAACTTACTAAGCTATTTAATAAACTCTACAGACATGCACATTTACCACAACTTGTTTTTATCAGTTATGTTACTTTCATTAAGTTTCATGCTTCATAAACAACACCAGCTCCTTAATGTGTAAGAATGGCACTGTAGACCTAAATCTTTCACTTTTGCCAGTTATTAAAGCTTTATTATAACTAACATGCCATACACAACCCACGCCCTgacccccccaacacacacacacacacactgcctttataCAGTAGTGTTACACATTAGGACACACCACCAGTGAAACGTATTGTTATAACGATGCAGATAAACACAGAATATTCTTCATAACTTAacatacacaaaaataataagttaTTCCAACTAAAACAGAAATACATCGTGTTATaggaattaaaatataaatgaaaacaatacaTGCTGTAAGTTGTAAACgtaatgagtaaaaaaaaaatattgtctgGATATTTTTACTTCATTATTAGGATTGTACTTCCTCTCCAGGCTCTGTAAGTATAACAAAAGCAGAAATCacattctgtaaaatattttcaataGGCACAAACctttattaataatttcattAGATCGTAAAGTTGCATATAGAGAAAAATAGGGCTGAAAGAAatttaagaaatatttaatGTGCCATCTTGTTTCTTAAAATAATCTAGATAAAATGTGAATATATTGGATGAATCTAAATTGTTCTAAATTCTAAAGATATGACTCGATTTAACAAAATGATGCTCATGTGTAAGTTACCTGTCCAGGTGCAGTAAACAGGCAGGTGAAGTGCAGGATGGGTAATCTCCACTGTcactctcagacactctctctctgcccattttcttttttccctcacaTATACCGTGTTTATATACAAAGACTCGGCCTGTCCTACTTCTGTCGTGGTCTCGTCTGTGAAGTCTGGTGTCACTGCAGCTCTTTCCATTTGCTTCTCTTGTCCTCGTCCACCGTCTGCCGTCTCGTCGTTTGCTTCAATTTGCAATTCTGGGGACTGAGAATCTATTGAACAAACACAGTATGTTTAACTGATTATACTAGTCTAACGAACATGACACCTTCATCTATCTATAGTTTTTCTCCTTGCTTGTTCCTGtttggtggtagctcaagtggttaaggctctgggttgttgattggaagatcggggttccagaaaccgccaagctgccactgttgggcccctgagcaaggcccccaatccactttgctccaggggtgctgcatcatggctgaccctgtgctctgaccctaacctccaaggatgggatatgtgaagaaagaatttaccTAACTAATTTACCAGCCTTGTTTCCAAAgtcttatattattattactgcttcACTGAAGATGACTGAAGAACTGGAAATTCTGGAAATCTGAATTTTCTTATTTAGTGTGAGcgttactgctgctgctgatgttcATATAAAAACCACTGATATAAGGTTGAGGTATGGAGGCACATCATACAACTAGAATCATGATAACggccaaatgtaaatgttgttgttgttttttcagctgctccctggtcagggtcgccacagtggatcatttcagtccacatgttttgatttggcacaggttttacaccagatgcccttcctgatgcaaccctcccatttaatccaggcttgggactggcacaaagagttaactcttcagtggctgggttagctccctgtcCGGGACTCGGACCCGGGCCGTGGTAATGAGAGCGCAgcatcctgccactggaccaccaggagggtGATggccaaatctaaataaaacatgCTAATAGACAGAAGAAGTATCTTTATTACTTCAAGCCTGTATTCAAAGGACCCAGATTGATGACTTTAGGACAATGCCATTTTCTGTGATCTCAGGtcaatcatcgtcatcatcatcatcatctgccaTGAAGAGCACATTATCACACTCTAAAACAGGCTTGACTAGCTTTCTAATTAGCTAAAATTCTGAAAAGTTTCATAtcaacattaacattatttattattaacccTTGTACACTTCCATTACCAATTCAAAAGTCTACAGCAATGTCTATTTAATTCCATCGGCTTCTTACAGAGTGCTAGATATACAGAACTGACCATAACAGACACAATTAACCCATAACATCTCCAAGTTTATCCATGTACAGCTTGGATGTACTCACTGCACTGATGTCCTTTTTGGAGAATTTGTAAGCTGGCTTTGTCTCCATGCGGTTCTGCAGACCTCACCAAGGCACAGACACTGAGTAGCTCACTTCCCTCTTTGTctgtcactttctctgtctctctggagATGAGTGGGATGAGAGTGGAGCCCCCTGCAGCCCACTGCAGTGTGGGATACGGAACACCACCAGACAGGCACACGGAAAACACCCCTACACCATCATTATTCCAGTTAACAGACAAGGACGTGGGGATGGAGGGAGCCACTGGACAGATAAAAGATTGAAAAGACCATGAAGTAAATGAAAAGATGTTTCAGTGTAGTACAGTCCTATTCACTAAGACTCCATATTTGTATTAACTTAAACTCCAGTATGGTGGAGATGTCAAAAACCAGTAGAAGAATTAATTTACTCATTGAAGACTACATTATTTAAAACAGAGACCTCTATATTTCTGAGAAACTGTTGTTTACACACTGAAGCTCgctggtggtagcatcatgctgaGAGAGATACCCTTGACCTCTTGGCTGCTTCTATGACTTGGCTAATCTTTACCCAGTTATTTTATTCCATTAATCCAGATTTATTCCAacataaaatgtggaaaaatttAAGGAGAGTGAATATATATGAAAACCAGTGTATATCTGAATGTCCTGTTTATACACCATGTTCTCATTACTCTCATAATACACAGTATTTATAACTTATCTTATTTTGTCTAAGATACAGGATCGTAGATACCGATCTATTTTGATGTATTTTGATGAACAACAAGGTATttgtgtttgagtttgtgttCGGTTTGTGTTTTCATTACTGATGATATGTTTTTAGACTCAGACTCCATTAATGTGCATTAAACGCCTTACCAAACTGAGAGTTTGTCCAGACTCGCTCTATGGGCTCGAGCAGAGAGCAGTGCTCGATTCTGCACACAATCTTTCCATCCTTATCTACATCCTTCAGCCCGTTCTCCACTTCCGTCAGCACAGCCGTGGCTCGAAATGTCCTCAGTTGTGTCTGTATCGGCCCCCATACTTCCACCAGCCCTTCCTCTTTCTTAATTTCCATCTCCCCATTGTTGCTTTGCTTCAGCCATTTCACTGCAATTTCAGGAGGGTAGAAGCTTGAGAGCCTACAGGCCAGCGTTAAAAGTCCCTGTTGTGGGCTTGATGTGCAGCTGATTTCTGATACAATGGGCTTCTTTATGAACCCTGgtaaaaggagaaagaaatgtACTGTATTATCAGTTCTATTCGTAcacgtttattttatttctgtcattAGCCCTGTTTACTTTCATCATTCTTCTATACACTTTCACTTTCAATGCTTCTGTCTTCTCTTCTTCAGTTTTCTGTTAGTTATGCGTGTTACTTTCATGTTTGTCCAGACGGCACCAGTGAAACGAATGCATAAATAATACAtgttcatgaataaataatacattcagCTGAAATTATGTAAGAatttttacatataaatataaatcaaaagtaaaaataatgGCAAAATAAATAACTGTATATTATTCTGATTTATAATTATGTGTAAAAATTCGATTAAATAGAAttctattaaaataataaaataaacgtatatataaattattattattatataagatgttttacacaaaaatattgtgcaagaTGTGATCACTTTAAATTGGATAGAAATTAAGacattattaaacaaacaaacacatcgaaaaacaaactaataaataataatgcatagataaataaaaacaaataatgtcTTCTTTATATACCAATGAATAAACAACATATCAGAGGTTTCAGACCTCaatttaaacattaataaataaatacaaaccaaCTCAtaaccaaccaaacaaataaCCAAACATACttcttgaataaataaataaataaataaatgtattttgtaattaattaataaataatatgataTTTAGACATTAGTGTGAATATACACAGAAGAGGTCTTACACCTAAATATCAGttgaaagtaaacaaacaagaaagcaaataaataaaatgtactgtAATATTATGCACAATATACGTTTTAACCTACACCTTTAGCTTGCAGTCGCTCACCTTTGGTCTTTCGTCTGATTGGCTGTTTGAGAGACATGTGATGGACAGTGACCCACACTGCAGTTTGTCCTCTCTCTAGCTCAGACATGGGTAACCTGCACTGGCTCCGGGCTGAGAAGAAGCCTTGTGCATCAGGACGTGGTGCTGCCAGGGCTGCAGGGACAGCCACGGGGCACAGCTCTCCCCCCTCACAGAACCAGCGGAAGGTGATGACGTCTGGGTGGAAGTGGGAGGCCTCGATGGTCAGTATCACGATACCTGGGGAAAGGATTGGGTGTTACTGACAtttgttttgctgtgtgtgtgtgtgtgtgtgtgcctcttcGTTCATACCTGTCTCTTCATTTGGTTCGGAGAGTTGGATTTCTGAAACCTCGGGTGGTGCTAgtacaaaaaaatgtacaaaaaacaaatgtaataaTACCATGGGAATATGTATATGGAAAAGATATAGATGAAACAGCATCAAAAATAGCTTCTTTGTTGaaagaaacatttaaatgtaaaaatacaataataacaaaaatccAAAAGTCATTTCCTTACACAGAATAGTAAActtctctgacactctctccatcactatCTTGTCTTTCCCTTTATAGGAGATTTGGCATTTGAAGACGGCCCCCTTATGAACAGACAGGTTAGggatgaaggtgaaggaggaAAGGAGCTGTTTGTTGGGGCCGGTCGAGTGCAGGGGCTTCCGAGTGTGCATTTTGTAATAGCCCAGAGCAGTAGATGCCAGCAGAGGGGCTTTTTCTGACAACAGAGATACACGGGATGTCCTCGGAGTGTGACTTCTAGAGCCATTGCTTTCTTCTCACCcaggaaaagaaacagagaaggtGAATAACGGGCAGTCCGTTCCCAGTATAATACTTACAATCCCAGTATTCTATTTACATACTGTATGATGATGATTCATTCACTGTCTAGAGTTCTAGTGAGAATATAAACACCCTCGTCTGGGTGTGACTGAGGATCTGACTGCTCTGATGCTTGCTCTGGGTTATATattcacacacgtacacactctTTACAATAAAATCACATAGTAAATATTCTTTTATCTTTGGGTTACCTGTGTAAGACGTATCTGTAATATGGACATCGTTGAGAAACCAGGCAGTTTGGACTTGATCTGCTCTTCTGCCTTCTATGCTGATGGTGACCCGGCCTTTCTGTCCCACCACCACCCTCGGTGGCAGGATGATGCAAGACACACTTAAACTTTTCTGTTTCTCTATGAGGAGAAGAGAGGTAATTGGAGACATTATAGCTTTTCTGTGTCAAGTCAAGGTCATTATTCTATACAAAGCTGTGGTGTCAAACATACACCAGGTTCCATGTTcgaaattaaaatcattttgtgGATTGTAATTGAATAATAGTGTTATTCCACTAGGGGGCAAAATGTAGCAGTAAACTCAGAGCCCTAAACCCGACTGCTGACAAAATGTGTTACGTCCTCATTAacagaataagtgtgtgagtgtgtaaacatATATCTTTACAAAAGAACTTGAGAATTTAGGAAACTGGGTTTTTCATGCACAGCACTAGTGTTTACACTGTATGGTACGAAAAAAGGACCAGTCATAATAGGTTATAATTCACAGAGCACAGAGTACTGAcctcacctttgggatgaattagagcggagactgtgagccaggccttctcatccaacatcagtgcctgacctcacaaatgcacttctataggaatggtcagaaattcccataaacacactcctaaaccttgtggaaagccttcccagaagagttgaagctgttatagctgccaagtgcggggcaactccatattacattcatgtgcatggaaaggcagacgtcccagttttgtcccagctcgcagtctccgctctaattcctcccaaaggtgttctatggggttgaggtcaggactcactttcaaagtatgaaattgtccaaaatgtcttggtatgaagctgaagcattaagagttcctttcactggaactaaggggccgagcccaacccctgaaaaacaacacctgaattctatgatttggaggggtgtctaTAATGTGTCTTTAGCCAGTCCCTCTGTTATCAGTGAATGAGTGGCCTTTCAACTTTTTCACTGCCTAGTAGAAAATGACTTTTGAACTTTGACCTTGACAATAAAGATTGGTACTGGAAATGAATTCTGTCTGCCAggtaaaaaaaagtcttctttacatcattttgttttaaatttgtgAGTCCAAGCCAGATGTGACTGGAAGAATAGTTTgaactgacaggaaggctacagtaactcaaataatcactttaATGTTAGAAATCTGGTGAGTAGAAGAGCAGCTCATCTCAACATGCCTTGAGGTGGACGAAGAGCAGGACTCTGAGGCTACCTTCAGCACAGGCCCATTGAAAATGGAAAGTTTTTAATGTGTTATTGATCTTCTAAACATATTTTTTGGTCCAGCCAGTAAAATGTGGCCTGTTGCCTAATATCTTTGATACTTCTATTCCCTGGTATAAAGATTCGTAGGAGTCCAACCCCAGACGTCAAGCACAGTCAACATGGCATGAAAAACTAGCAACATGtttattcaggtgtgtttgtaTCTCCATGCTGTCTCACCATCTCTCCTCTTCCAGGAGAAGCCAAAACAAAGCAGAAGAACAAGCACCAAGGAGATGATCATCATTGCCACTGATGCTTTTGCAGATTTAGTCAGAACAAGCTTCTGTACTGAGAAAAGAAGGACAATAAACACTTATgagacatggaaaaaaaaatctcaaaaagcTTCCTCTGGAAGAAGGGAAGCTTCCTTCAGGAACGCTCTTCAAGACCATTCAGTGAAAATACAGAACATTTATGAAAGTTACCCAACGTATCCGCAGCTGATGGATCGATGGAGCTCAAAGCTGGTTGGGATACATGAGCTTGTTGAGCCACACATTGGACTTGTCcggctctttctctctcctctacACTGAGAGTGTGAAATCGACGCATTCTGTACGTTCCGTCCTGGTTCTGTTGGATCTGTGAAGTCTCGGGTAGGACAGTACCGTTCCTGAGCCACAGCACAGACACATCCTGGGGGTAGAACCCGTTGATATCGCATGCTAAAGTGAGGGGGGATGAGCGTGAAGAGGATGGCACGACGGACACGCTGACTTTGGGGAGGACTGGAAGATAGGAAGAGCCGGAAGATTGAAAGAAATGACGTTAGTCATctcatcccacacacacacacacccacacacacaaacacacacacacacagagtggaaGGATATATGAACATGTACACAAGACTAAGATAACATGAAGATAAAGCTGATAATAGGAACTAATTTATCTCAAGGATGTTCTGCAACAGTATGCAaccataaacagataaaaatgatgacactgtgttttaataaaggaaggaataaaacagaacaGTGCATGCTGTATCCACTCCAGTCCAGTGACATTCCAATAACAGGACatcttattcctcttataccacaaaaaacaccacagtaTATTTTATCCTTTTGTTGTTAGtcttaatgttgtggaatgtccatgAAACAAGTCATTCTTATGATTATCActtgttataacagctgtaattCTCTCATTAGACTTTTCTCTCTTAATCTTTAAGAGACAAAAGAAAttcagacgtccttatccagagcgacttatgtTTATCTAAGTTTATTCAACTAAGCAGTTTGGGGGtcttgcttaggggcccagcagtggcagcttggtggaccagggatttaaactcacaacctttcaatcagtagtccaacaccttaaccactgggATACCACTTCTCTGCTGAAGTCTCTGGCACATCAGAACTGCTTTATCTATATCATTTGTTTGTCGTCACTTTAAGGCTGCCATACCAGTCCTTGTGTAAATTGTTACTAGTTCTGATTTGTCTCACCGCCAGCTCTGATGCTGTCAGTCCTACTGTTTGGTTGAATTAACACCTTCTGACACTCTCATGATTGAGTGTcatgatttaaaaacacaatatcACGAGATTGCAGTAGTGCAGTTATATTGAATATAAGCATGACTTTTATTCAGCCAAAGGCACAAGACCAAGACGAGTGTGAACAGAAATCAGTCCTGAAGAAGCCTCACTGACAGCCTgtggacaaattgtgatggctagaccactggatcagagcatctccaaaactgcagctcttgtggggtgttcccggtctgcagtggtcagtatctatcaaaagtggtccaaggaaggaacagtggtgaaccggagacagggtcatggacagccaagactcattgatgaaCTTGGGCAGTGAAGGCtcgcccatgtgatccgatccaacagacaaactactgttgatcaaattgctgaagaagttaatgctgtttctggtagaaaggtgtcagaatacacagtgcaggatgggtcagggctgttttggcagcaaaagggggaccaacaaaatattaggcaggtggtcatagtTGGTGTATTCTGCAGAGAACTAAATTAAGTCTATTAGCAATGTACaagtgaaaatatatatatattttttctgtatatatatatatatatatatatatatatatatatatacagtatatgttccTGCTAAAGTTCTGAATAAAGTTAAAGTAACATTAAACTAACAGACTCCAGTGACATCCCCCAGGTTATCAGTAATACTCACTGGTGAGGTTTATTCTGAATTCTCTCACAAGCGGTTTCTCCAGAGTTTCATGGTCCACCACACAGGCATACGTAGCGTTTCGATCAGCAAGTTCAGGAATGAACACCAGCTGGCTGACACCTTCATATAGACCATCTTCTGTGTGAATTATTTTGGATTTACGAGGAGCTCTGATCTCTTTGCCTGCTCGCATCCAGGAGAATGTGATGCCAGGAGGACTGAAGCCTTTTGCCCCACACTTTACTATGCTCTCTCGCCCCAACACCACCTCTGGAGAGGGCACGAAGACGGACGGTGGAGCTGTGAATGAAGAAGAGTGAGATGTATACCTGCACATTCATATATGGAAGTAAATAGTAAACAGAAATGATTTGTTTTGCTCTCAAAGTGTTCTCAAAATTTTAAGAGAATACCTAGAACTTATGGAACAGCTCTAAATTTCTACCCAAGGTCAAGTCACCTTTACTTACTGCTGCTAGACCTTATGTTATGCCTGTTTTTTCTAGTTGTTTCTAATTGTCAATCAAATTTTCTAATTGTTATATAGTTGGTTATCTTTAATGTAAAGTCTTTTTAATGTCTGTAATATCTTTTAGACTTTCAAGTCACCTTGCCTTGATATtttcgttttctttttctttagctgctaaagaaaaagataaagaagatactactactactatcttT harbors:
- the si:ch211-180a12.2 gene encoding uncharacterized protein si:ch211-180a12.2, whose product is MKFKVLLCFCVLSQIQQVFPTEISVNVSSSVILPCTFHLQYDDLILNITWSFNGSIISSSNQTEGEFPVSENGFKGVSQLKLYNVTPHNQGVYECHVKTNLTNQLSNVTLNILAPPSVFVPSPEVVLGRESIVKCGAKGFSPPGITFSWMRAGKEIRAPRKSKIIHTEDGLYEGVSQLVFIPELADRNATYACVVDHETLEKPLVREFRINLTILPKVSVSVVPSSSRSSPLTLACDINGFYPQDVSVLWLRNGTVLPETSQIQQNQDGTYRMRRFHTLSVEERERAGQVQCVAQQAHVSQPALSSIDPSAADTLVQKLVLTKSAKASVAMMIISLVLVLLLCFGFSWKRRDEKQKSLSVSCIILPPRVVVGQKGRVTISIEGRRADQVQTAWFLNDVHITDTSYTESNGSRSHTPRTSRVSLLSEKAPLLASTALGYYKMHTRKPLHSTGPNKQLLSSFTFIPNLSVHKGAVFKCQISYKGKDKIVMERVSEKFTILSPPEVSEIQLSEPNEETGIVILTIEASHFHPDVITFRWFCEGGELCPVAVPAALAAPRPDAQGFFSARSQCRLPMSELERGQTAVWVTVHHMSLKQPIRRKTKGFIKKPIVSEISCTSSPQQGLLTLACRLSSFYPPEIAVKWLKQSNNGEMEIKKEEGLVEVWGPIQTQLRTFRATAVLTEVENGLKDVDKDGKIVCRIEHCSLLEPIERVWTNSQFVAPSIPTSLSVNWNNDGVGVFSVCLSGGVPYPTLQWAAGGSTLIPLISRETEKVTDKEGSELLSVCALVRSAEPHGDKASLQILQKGHQCNSQSPELQIEANDETADGGRGQEKQMERAAVTPDFTDETTTEVGQAESLYINTVYVREKRKWAERECLRVTVEITHPALHLPVYCTWTEPGEEVQS